A portion of the Phaeodactylum tricornutum CCAP 1055/1 chromosome 7, whole genome shotgun sequence genome contains these proteins:
- a CDS encoding predicted protein — MFSLRLRRLLISGDSDTNKEDKPTPTTEDDYRVQIVSSSTRSNRTAMKKEYSRRGSTSGIFGRAKEPPSKRTPSSKELAVLATTASTDSKCTTERTQSICSIQPDPEKIVSKTRSHCSMVNSKHNSSRTKQTVETLDVDTPSPSVHSRSLPNGRSGRRRSLLSNDTSSSKTREWDPAIFVVDFAGQANKAPANLVSPSCARESPLSTNTHYFIPDSNHGQRSTYTLPKECSVQDGGLELLNGRTQIPLRRRSSLSGQIRMPALLTTSITKTPWNQNLFTVDCNSISDDRSDDHVLLIENKPTKQGEIMLGGRDLDDTEDPSMLLNADAVSVVTASTCSDLTMGDPTMIKLYDKNGCLRKDLLIAMENGRPTMRKQADAKFVKPKYITFRRKERLLL; from the coding sequence ATGTTTTCACTCAGATTGCGTAGATTGCTCATTTCTGGCGATAGCGATACTAATAAAGAGGACAAGCCGACACCCACGACGGAAGATGATTACCGTGTGCAGATTGTCTCAAGTTCGACGCGGAGCAATCGCACTGCCATGAAAAAGGAGTACTCGAGACGCGGTAGCACTTCCGGAATATTCGGTCGCGCCAAGGAGCCCCCCTCGAAGCGCACGCCGTCGAGTAAGGAGTTGGCAGTCCTCGCGACGACTGCATCCACGGACTCCAAATGCACCACAGAACGTACCCAATCAATATGTTCCATACAACCAGATCCCGAGAAAATTGTCTCAAAAACACGTTCGCATTGTTCAATGGTGAACAGTAAACATAATTCTTCTCGAACTAAACAGACTGTGGAGACTTTGGACGTGGATACTCCTTCACCGAGTGTCCATAGCCGCTCTTTACCCAATGGACGGAGCGGCCGAAGGAGATCGCTGCTGTCAAACGATACATCATCGTCGAAAACGAGGGAATGGGACCCGGCTATATTCGTAGTTGATTTCGCTGGACAAGCCAACAAAGCGCCTGCAAATTTGGTATCGCCATCGTGTGCACGCGAATCTCCTTTGTCCACAAACACTCATTATTTTATTCCAGATAGCAATCACGGGCAACGGTCTACCTATACATTACCGAAAGAATGCTCCGTACAAGATGGGGGCTTGGAACTGCTGAACGGACGCACCCAGATACCTTTACGACGGCGAAGTTCTCTCAGTGGCCAAATTCGGATGCCTGCCCTTTTGACTACGTCGATCACCAAAACACCGTGGAATCAAAATCTCTTTACCGTTGACTGTAACTCCATATCTGATGATCGAAGCGACGACCACGTTTTATTGATTGAAAACAAGCCAACCAAACAAGGAGAGATTATGCTGGGGGGACGAGATCTTGACGACACGGAAGACCCCTCTATGCTGTTAAACGCTGATGCTGTGAGTGTCGTTACTGCCAGTACTTGCAGCGATCTAACCATGGGAGATCCTACTATGATCAAGCTTTATGACAAAAACGGTTGTCTCCGCAAAGATCTGCTCATTGCTATGGAGAATGGTAGACCTACCATGAGAAAACAAGCCGATGCCAAATTTGTGAAGCCCAAGTATATAACGTTTCGGCGTAAAGAGCGACTGCTGCTGTAA
- a CDS encoding predicted protein produces the protein MWTLRHLVAFTSLLVTGSAFSLLPLQLKSPNRLAAGGSSNWEGSGGGAGSIEQIEFKIFSDGRVEETVRGVKGNNCHKVTETINEKLGKVVASAPTEEMFEQELIVNQKISLSESSDSWDGSSSW, from the coding sequence ATGTGGACCCTTCGTCATCTCGTTGCATTCACTAGCTTGCTGGTTACGGGCTCAGCTTTCTCTCTCCTTCCTTTGCAACTGAAATCGCCCAACCGGCTCGCGGCAGGGGGAAGTTCCAATTGGGAAGGATCCGGAGGCGGTGCTGGTTCGATCGAACAGATTGAGTTTAAGATTTTCTCTGATGGACGTGTAGAAGAAACGGTTCGGGGAGTCAAAGGCAACAATTGCCATAAGGTGACGGAGACCATCAACGAAAAATTGGGAAAAGTTGTCGCCAGCGCTCCCACCGAAGAAATGTTTGAACAAGAACTTATCGTGAATCAAAAGATATCTCTGTCCGAGTCTTCCGACTCGTGGGATGGGAGCTCCTCGTGGTAG
- a CDS encoding predicted protein — protein sequence MKLFMILIVLKSSLSFPQLSRSRLMSGQSGSFRQRLRGLSGGRTMVRLSPVLEHGDTERFLKQVETTVSHVLTRYEPDVEILSLPPPEREALGVARNLDDRLRAFRRNNDCPRCWLQRTHCICPECPSLETPAENVALAGRINRIFVLMHHKEICLAVDTAKLILAAFPQRSRLIVGGIGPEFQESMEEFLIAMKGDSLVLFPSDEATTFDALKCEDDDNKTFDVCVIDGTWEQARKLYKRYIPDKAESGPTRVQLSQESLRLLESPGHNDTVSTWRQLRRHPLAWREISTLAATRLLLKDLDTDPLANWSRLASYQQKADGGAREQLGEPRAKGFICAASQ from the coding sequence ATGAAGCTATTCATGATCCTAATCGTCTTGAAATCGTCACTTTCGTTCCCTCAGTTAAGCCGATCTCGGTTGATGTCGGGGCAATCCGGGAGCTTCCGCCAAAGACTCAGGGGTCTTTCTGGTGGTCGGACGATGGTACGGTTGTCTCCCGTTTTGGAACACGGCGATACCGAAAGATTCCTCAAACAGGTAGAAACCACTGTATCTCATGTCTTGACTCGCTATGAACCAGACGTTGAAATACTCAGTCTACCTCCACCGGAGCGTGAAGCGCTGGGCGTGGCCCGAAATTTGGACGACCGTCTCCGAGCATTTCGTCGGAATAATGACTGTCCTCGATGCTGGCTGCAGCGCACCCACTGTATATGTCCGGAGTGTCcgtctttggaaacgccagcAGAAAATGTTGCTCTTGCCGGTCGCATCAATAGAATTTTTGTCCTCATGCATCACAAAGAAATTTGCTTGGCAGTCGACACAGCAAAGCTTATCTTGGCCGCTTTTCCACAACGCTCTCGACTCATTGTTGGCGGGATTGGGCCAGAGTTCCAAGAGAGCATGGAAGAGTTTTTAATTGCAATGAAAGGTGACAGTTTGGTTTTGTTTCCCTCTGACGAAGCCACAACATTTGATGCACTTAAAtgtgaagacgacgacaacaaaactTTCGACGTATGCGTTATTGACGGGACGTGGGAACAGGCTCGAAAACTGTACAAACGTTATATTCCAGACAAAGCCGAAAGTGGTCCAACACGTGTTCAACTAAGCCAAGAATCATTGCGTCTGCTTGAGAGTCCTGGTCACAACGATACAGTATCCACATGGCGACAGCTTCGACGTCACCCTCTTGCGTGGAGAGAGATTAGCACCTTAGCTGCAACAAGACTGCTATTGAAAGACTTGGATACGGATCCTTTAGCTAACTGGAGTCGCTTGGCCAGCTACCAACAAAAAGCTGACGGAGGAGCTCGCGAGCAACTTGGGGAGCCACGAGCAAAAGGGTTCATTTGTGCAGCTTCTCAATAG
- a CDS encoding predicted protein, whose amino-acid sequence MPATTSQVRFRSNRSRRGLYDGKDVRTGNNVSFSMRATKRTFKPNVMIKRVYSEILDEMVKFHLTTSTLRSIDKAGGLDNYLLKNEYKE is encoded by the coding sequence ATGCCAGCAACAACCAGTCAAGTTCGGTTTCGCAGCAACCGATCGCGGCGAGGTCTCTACGATGGCAAGGACGTTCGTACGGGTAACAATGTATCCTTTAGTATGAGAGCCACCAAGCGCACGTTCAAGCCTAATGTGATGATTAAACGCGTGTAttcggaaattttggacGAGATGGTGAAGTTCCATTTGACCACGTCGACGCTGCGATCCATCGACAAGGCTGGCGGTCTGGACAATTATCTGTTGAAGAACGAATATAAAGAA
- a CDS encoding predicted protein, whose translation MGLEAMVRSDKEIAPAFPSVGDDRDSDTPSFVQLVANVHFVPRRRVPVMPLVLNRTKTTADIKRTAPPDGAENNVHDETSPTELSASSCTPTATPTRESHVANANIATPDTEEWECDATPLLLRRMRSLDIDWSDTSPFPSRQRPNRLDDDIETASMLSMGSTSFVSSTPRRNPTRPRNPIAVIVTTPDFPSTRCRRASNTNTHSPSDSVFDRLYQHGRAKIRAERERSTQYPSRTTNRSANTFRQRGSSGMSIISSDSPLHPSEDSIYERLYRNETRSPRRLSTWSPSDSSSLQSSTSSWQRRLDYTPPMDVRKRRQRSRLTSRSANSTNASTAEATVNANSVFERLYRREPRPRSNLYSLPIHQRRLPSVNGTKRQITESIGCSAASHPENPSDSELELLAHEISLLTKEGHVTDDGSTSTTTRKDSELSMLAQELALLADGLEDEDSEDMRGFELVEPNLSSTWWIESQIIALQAAWRLRQRRAALNRERKYAITIQAYWRVYQVRKQRWLAFTKILEIQKVIRGYLARQMFRNMINRWNGDRHEVASISVLQRAWRSLSARQKFRGTKLSVLKVQATWRMYVQRTSYQDILERLENESFRSLFGNSKTLHDNDDFIGSHISDRANVDRFQILRTIETKIHERIP comes from the coding sequence ATGGGACTCGAAGCGATGGTACGTAGCGACAAAGAAATTGCACCAGCATTTCCCTCCGTCGGAGACGACAGAGACTCCGATACACCTTCTTTTGTGCAACTCGTTGCTAACGTGCACTTTGTGCCACGCCGACGCGTCCCAGTTATGCCACTTGTGCTCAATCGGACCAAAACAACAGCCGATATCAAGCGGACTGCGCCGCCGGATGGTGCCGAAAACAACGTCCACGACGAAACCAGTCCAACGGAGTTGTCCGCATCCAGTTGTACGCCGACTGCGACACCGACACGCGAAAGCCACGTTGCTAACGCGAACATTGCGACTCCCGACACCGAAGAATGGGAATGCGATGCAACGCCTCTCTTGCTGCGACGGATGCGGTCGCTAGATATAGACTGGTCGGATACGAGTCCGTTCCCATCACGACAGAGGCCCAACAGACTCGATGACGATATAGAAACGGCGTCGATGTTGTCAATGGGGTCTACCAGTTTTGTGTCATCAACGCCACGACGCAATCCAACTCGGCCCCGTAATCCAATTGCGGTGATTGTGACGACACCCGATTTTCCATCGACTCGCTGTCGGCGTGCTTCCAATACGAATACACACAGTCCCAGCGACTCCGTATTTGACCGGTTGTACCAGCACGGCCGTGCAAAAATACGTGCCGAACGGGAACGATCGACACAGTACCCATCGCGAACGACAAATAGGTCTGCAAATACGTTCCGTCAGCGTGGGTCGAGTGGAATGTCAATTATTTCCAGTGATTCGCCCCTGCATCCGAGTGAAGACTCCATATACGAACGTTTATATCGCAACGAAACTCGATCCCCACGTCGACTTTCCACCTGGTCGCCGAGTGATTCGTCTTCACTGCAATCCAGCACATCTTCCTGGCAACGAAGACTAGATTACACTCCGCCAATGGACGTTCGGAAAAGGAGACAACGTTCTCGTCTGACATCAAGGTCCGCAAATTCCACAAATGCTTCTACAGCGGAGGCAACTGTCAACGCGAACTCTGTTTTTGAACGATTGTACCGTCGGGAACCCCGGCCTCGATCCAACTTGTACAGTTTACCCATTCATCAACGGAGACTTCCCAGCGTGAACGGCACTAAACGACAGATAACCGAGTCAATAGGCTGCTCGGCAGCTTCTCACCCAGAGAATCCAAGTGATTCCGAACTTGAATTGTTGGCGCACGAGATATCGCTGCTAACCAAAGAAGGACACGTGACTGACGACGGGTCgacttcgacgacgacgaggaaagaTTCCGAGCTGTCCATGTTAGCCCAGGAATTGGCTTTGCTTGCTGACGGACTAGAAGATGAGGACTCGGAGGATATGAGGGGTTTTGAGCTGGTTGAGCCAAATCTTTCTTCCACGTGGTGGATTGAATCGCAGATAATTGCTTTGCAAGCTGCTTGGAGATTGCGACAAAGACGTGCTGCTTTGAACCGCGAAAGAAAGTATGCAATCACAATTCAGGCGTATTGGAGAGTCTATCAGGTGCGCAAGCAAAGATGGCTGGCCTTTACAAAAATATTGGAAATTCAGAAAGTCATCAGAGGATATCTCGCCCGCCAAATGTTTAGGAATATGATAAATCGATGGAATGGCGACAGACATGAAGTCGCTTCGATTTCAGTTCTGCAGCGTGCTTGGCGTTCTTTATCAGCAAGGCAAAAATTTCGTGGCACGAAGCTTTCCGTTTTAAAGGTTCAAGCGACTTGGCGAATGTATGTTCAGAGAACTTCATACCAAGATATTTTGGAAAGGTTGGAAAATGAATCCTTTAGATCATTATTTGGGAATTCCAAAACTTTGCACGACAACGATGATTTTATCGGTAGCCATATATCCGATAGAGCAAACGTTGACcgtttccaaatcctgcGCACAATCGAAACCAAGATACACGAGCGTATCCCGTGA
- a CDS encoding predicted protein — protein sequence MVQNAACCTTCFQEATMGEFSEITIDGELFTQRKVRANHARCLASKSSANRTLTPLLHREAQRIQACIRRHRSETDYTLLKEAVRRVQLMYYVSRLTQKTDQAKRAVALLTSSIDGQLSRSYRLYRQRQRAAFFLRRYPCNQGKTNTASFFAAPDATKNPNDRRAVSVKVIQQLDQQRLLVKFCHETFLRQRFAAMVLQGFWRELMALRSHQADGRRNVIATRGAEPFADGKQHVLRLHQEKRSLYCYRAEFAASIIQLRVRKYFFKCSFRRHHAARVLQNFARQVYILRLRNKRKAIVQIQQQKALYVLQKFGRRVLLDSKSAVEVAVKKLLKTIDASSRQHTRDLLTARGGNLCLDRYALYVHQQQGDIRGNEHAARFSYSKSSWLDDSLHLSAQAHNIAPREDAFESLLSPIKPVREPSCSP from the exons ATGGTTCAAAACGCTGCTTGCTGCACGACTTGTTTCCAGGAAGCGACGATGGGCGAGTTCAGTGAAATTACAATCGATGGTGAG CTTTTTACTCAAAGGAAAGTACGGGCAAATCATGCCCGGTGCTTGGCGTCAAAATCATCTGCCAACCGAACTTTGACACCCTTATTACATCGAGAAGCTCAGCGTATTCAGGCTTGCATTCGAAGACATCGCTCTGAGACTGACTACACCCTGTTGAAGGAAGCCGTGCGAAGAGTCCAACTCATGTACTATGTCTCTAGACTCACACAAAAGACTGACCAAGCAAAGCGGGCCGTCGCTTTGCTTACAAGTAGCATTGACGGCCAGCTCTCG CGAAGCTACCGTTTGTATCGACAACGCCAGCGAGCTGCTTTCTTTTTGAGACGCTATCCTTGCAATCAAGGTAAAACCAATACAGCATCCTTTTTTGCAGCTCCCGACGCCACCAAAAACCCGAATGATCGTCGCGCTGTGAGTGTCAAAGTAATTCAGCAACTGGATCAGCAACGTTTGCTGGTTAAGTTTTGCCATGAGACTTTTTTGCGCCAACGGTTTGCTGCGATGGTCTTGCAAGGATTTTGGCGAGAGCTTATGGCGCTGAGGTCTCACCAAGCCGATGGTCGTCGCAATGTAATCGCCACTCGTGGAGCGGAACCTTTTGCTGATGGTAAACAACACGTGCTCCGCCTCCACCAAGAAAAAAGATCTCTGTATTGTTATCGAGCCGAATTCGCTGCCAGTATCATTCAGTTGCGTGTTCGTAAATACTTCTTCAAATGCAG TTTTCGAAGACATCATGCTGCCCGGGTCCTCCAAAACTTTGCACGTCAAGTTTACATACTACGACTGAGGAACAAA AGAAAAGCGATTGTCCAgatccaacaacaaaaagctcTCTATGTACTCCAGAAATTTGGTCGACGTGTTCTGTTAGACTCAAAGTCTGCCGTCGAGGTTGCTGTGAAGAAATTGCTTAAAACGATTGATGCTTCCTCCCGCCAGCACACGAGAGATCTTCTGACAGCAAGGGGTGGCAACCTTTGCCTAGACCGCTACGCACTTTATGTGCATCAGCAACAAGGGGATATACGTGGGAACGAGCATGCTGCGAGGTTTTCTTATTCCAAAAGCAGTTGGCTAGACGACAGCCTACACCTGTCCGCTCAAGCTCACAACATTGCTCCGAGAGAAGACGCATTCGAATCTCTTCTTTCGCCGATCAAGCCAGTACGCGAGCCTTCCTGTTCGCCATAA
- a CDS encoding predicted protein, with protein sequence MRAFSSKAKRDFYEMLGVTRLADKASIKKAYFKLAKKYHPDTNKGDEKASEKFKEVTEAYEVLSDDKQRERYDQFGHAGVDPNFQGENPFGNGGFDFKLFDMFFGGGGGGGRRRSRGPRRGADLQMHVKLTFQEAVFGASKDLHLRYETVNRKTGKVQVKERDVTVDTPPGIDNGMSLRLAEKGAEGDPGAPPGNLLVQVLVEPDKYFERDGYDVHVQIPISLTQAVLGGTVDVKTLSGEVEMKIPKGCQPDTKLMLRGRGIQQLHGAGKGNQVVHLQLQIPTEITPRQEELLREFDAEATAHG encoded by the exons ATGCGAGCTTTTTCCTCCAAGGCCAAGCGTGATTTTTACGAAATGCTCGGTGTCACTCGTTTGGCAGATAAGGCGTCAATCAAAAAGGCGTACTTCAAACTTGCCAAGAAATACCATCCCGATACGAATAAG GGTGACGAAAAAGCGTCTGAAAAGTTTAAAGAAGTCACGGAAGCCTACGAAGTGCTATCGGATGATAAGCAGCGCGAACGATACGACCAGTTTGGACACGCTGGTGTCGACCCCAATTTTCAGGGTGAAAATCCGTTTGGCAATGGCGGTTTTGATTTCA AGTTGTTTGATATGTTCtttggtggtggcggtggtggtggtcgTCGGCGCTCTCGTGGTCCGCGTCGGGGTGCCGACCTGCAAATGCACGTGAAACTTACCTTTCAGGAAGCCGTCTTTGGAGCGTCCAAAGATTTGCATTTGCGTTACGAAACCGTCAATCGAAAAACGGGCAAGGTTCAAGTGAAAGAACGCGATGTCACCGTTGATACACCTCCCGGTATTGATAATGGAATGAGCCTGCGGCTGGCGGAAAAGGGTGCGGAAGGTGATCCCGGGGCACCTCCCGGTAACTTGCTGGTGCAGGTTCTGGTAGAACCGGACAAGTACTTTGAACGAGATGGGTACGACGTTCATGTACAGATACCGATCAGCTTGACACAGGCGGTTCTAGGAGGAACTGTTGACGTCAAAACGCTATCGGGTGAAGTGGAAATGAAAATTCCGAAAGGTTGCCAGCCAGATACGAAACTGATGCTTCGCGGTAGAGGTATTCAACAATTGCACGGAGCCGGAAAGGGAAACCAGGTTGTACATCTGCAATTGCAAATACCGACAGAAATCACGCCCCGTCAAGAAGAGTTGTTGAGAGAGTTTGACGCGGAGGCAACAGCTCACGGA
- a CDS encoding predicted protein: MSIPTIDFAPFLNEEGAVIGTEPTSEQVAVAKQMDEVCRNHGFLHIINFGLSDGLRSQAFQSSKELFDLSEDFKKTHLRRINPKDNMGFAPVLSESINRSRPNELKEAFNLSFPPKRQNDLSGCPDSFVEVTEKLQAKYRDLARRYAIACALALSLPLDFFANALVDLDLCTIRFLHYPACELDDTSAESTDRPIRIGEHTDFGAFTFLLLGENGVEGLQIKPVEGGEAGGQAGGENEGWIDVVLPNDGPQGAIVNTGALMARWTNDVWRATAHRVIVANAEMAARERFSIAFFVDPDSNSIVKVHDTFTKHGSLPKYEPITSSDYLSMKLQEMMKT, translated from the coding sequence ATGTCGATCCCAACCATTGATTTTGCACCCTTTTTGAATGAGGAAGGCGCTGTGATCGGCACGGAGCCAACATCTGAGCAAGTCGCAGTAGCCAAGCAAATGGATGAAGTATGCCGGAACCACGGATTTCTACATATTATAAATTTCGGCTTGTCGGACGGCTTGCGCTCTCAGGCTTTCCAATCTTCCAAAGAGCTTTTTGATCTGAGCGAAGATTTCAAAAAAACCCATCTGCGACGAATCAATCCGAAAGACAATATGGGATTTGCCCCAGTATTGTCGGAGTCCATTAATCGGTCGCGGCCCAATGAACTCAAAGAAGCCTTTAATCTAAGTTTTCCTCCAAAGAGACAAAACGACCTGTCGGGATGCCCCGACTCGTTCGTGGAAGTTACTGAAAAACTACAAGCAAAATACAGGGACCTTGCTCGACGGTACGCCATAGCCTGTGCTTTGGCGTTGAGCTTGCCTTTGGATTTCTTTGCAAACGCCCTGGTGGACCTGGATTTGTGTACAATTCGGTTTTTGCACTATCCTGCATGTGAGCTGGATGATACTTCTGCTGAGTCGACCGATCGTCCAATTCGCATTGGCGAGCATACAGATTTCGGAGCTTTTacttttttgttgctgggcGAGAACGGTGTCGAAGGGCTCCAGATCAAACCAGTGGAAGGCGGCGAAGCTGGCGGACAGGCAGGAGGCGAGAATGAGGGCTGGATCGACGTGGTCTTGCCGAATGACGGCCCGCAGGGCGCCATTGTCAATACCGGGGCTCTAATGGCGAGATGGACCAACGATGTTTGGCGAGCTACTGCACATCGAGTTATTGTCGCCAACGCGGAAATGGCGGCGCGCGAACGTTTTTCAATTGCCTTTTTTGTCGACCCCGATAGCAATTCTATCGTCAAAGTGCACGACACATTCACGAAGCACGGGTCGTTGCCAAAGTACGAGCCTATCACGAGTAGTGACTACTTGTCAATGAAACTCCAGGAAATGATGAAAACATGA
- a CDS encoding predicted protein has protein sequence MNSLLFPLRCYRLNSVSAGIWKKTTRIHAPYVRSFSSSGPNRFHLPFVSSSKRQSSTKIPTYVWMTVGGSSVLVAYCYVSFLDRAPLTSRLRWIATSPDWEESMGDQEYRKLIQHFRSDVLPPSHRASITVHRVGHRITEAALDFAKTYSLHSYVQNSRPYTYSVVRSDTANAFVLPGNHVFVMTGLFKFVKNEDELAAVLGHEMAHNLARHAGEKVSGSIVVNILARISLLIDPSGILMTFLLPAATVLRELPNSRQQETEADHIGLHLAARACYDPRAAQRVFGAMKAAETSDVQRSPEFLSTHPTHDRRLEDLATFMPEALAIVERDADRCRHIRADMSLARQRAVREAQISNTQSYKNNRER, from the coding sequence ATGAACAGCTTACTGTTCCCATTGCGGTGCTATCGCTTAAACAGTGTTTCTGCCGGAATCTGGAAAAAGACGACTAGGATTCACGCTCCCTATGTTCGTTCGTTTTCATCCTCGGGTCCTAATCGATTCCATCTTCCTTTCGTTTCCTCCTCGAAGCGTCAGAGTTCAACGAAGATTCCTACGTATGTTTGGATGACGGTCGGAGGATCCTCGGTACTAGTTGCTTACTGCTACGTTTCTTTTCTAGACCGGGCGCCTTTAACGTCACGGTTACGATGGATCGCGACTTCACCCGACTGGGAGGAATCCATGGGAGACCAAGAATATCGAAAACTGATACAGCATTTTCGGTCAGACGTTCTGCCACCATCTCACCGGGCATCTATTACGGTCCATCGGGTAGGACACCGTATTACCGAGGCGGCTCTGGATTTTGCTAAAACATACAGCCTACACTCCTACGTTCAAAATTCCCGACCCTACACCTATTCAGTTGTGCGGTCGGATACGGCCAACGCCTTTGTGCTGCCGGGAAATCACGTATTCGTCATGACGGGCTTGTTTAAGTTTGTGAAGAATGAGGATGAGCTCGCCGCCGTCCTCGGGCACGAAATGGCGCACAACTTGGCACGACACGCCGGCGAAAAAGTGTCGGGCTCCATTGTCGTCAATATCCTAGCCCGCATATCGCTGCTCATTGATCCGTCGGGAATTCTGATGACGTTCTTGTTGCCCGCCGCCACAGTGTTGCGAGAATTACCAAACAGTCGACAGCAAGAAACCGAAGCGGATCATATCGGTTTGCATCTGGCCGCCAGAGCCTGTTACGATCCGCGTGCCGCTCAACGTGTTTTTGGAGCGATGAAAGCGGCCGAGACTTCGGATGTCCAAAGATCTCCCGAATTTTTATCCACGCATCCAACACATGATCGACGACTGGAAGATTTGGCAACGTTTATGCCGGAGGCGCTAGCAATAGTGGAGCGAGACGCCGATCGTTGCCGGCACATACGAGCAGATATGTCGTTGGCGAGGCAACGTGCAGTTCGGGAAGCACAAATAAGCAACACACAGTCGTACAAGAACAATCGCGAACGGTGA
- a CDS encoding predicted protein: protein MLERSEYSNKQETILNKHSGILRNKVQFLGNTGTSKVGTVEALIPIVALQRSLQNVESKLKNTQGEVNIASTLREVPKDERAFKALFDAYSDPVSYKQRFVDQNAFLVYYTKGFDGPGRASIEQDLPTRQPRQYGARNDAWIAWDNFLAEYNFHLQNQASYGSKDLLDPLSEVIHALDRYLTQVPASQLEQASNALPTPTDSLFLP, encoded by the exons ATGCTGGAACGTTCTGAATactccaacaagcaggaGACAATTCTTAACAAGCATTCTGGTATCCTCCGGAATAAGGTTCAGTTCCTTGGAAACACAGGCAC GTCAAAAGTGGGGACAGTGGAAGCGCTGATCCCTATTGTTGCGCTTCAACGCAGCTTGCAGAATGTGGAAAGCAAATTAAAGAACACTCAGGGTGAAGTAAATATTGCGAGTACGCTGCGAGAAGTTCCAAAAGACGAGAGAGCCTTTAAAGCTCTATTTGACGCCTATTCCGACCCCGTTTCCTACAAACAGCGCTTTGTCGACCAGAACGCTTTCTTAGTTTACTACACTAAGGGCTTTGATGGCCCTGGACGAGCTTCAATTGAGCAGGACTTACCAACCCGCCAACCACGTCAGTATGGTGCACGCAACGACGCCTGGATTGCATGGGACAATTTCCTTGCTGAGTACAACTTCCATCTACAAAACCAAGCCAGTTACGGCTCGAAAGACTTGCTGGATCCTCTTTCAGAAGTCATTCATGCATTAGATCGGTATTTAACGCAAGTGCCGGCATCACAATTGGAACAAGCTAGCAATGCACTACCAACCCCAACCGATTCCTTGTTTCTTCCATGA